A DNA window from Deltaproteobacteria bacterium contains the following coding sequences:
- a CDS encoding type IV pilus twitching motility protein PilT, translating into MPNLRELLQVMTEKHASDLHVAAGSPPQFRIDGELVVIGAEPLTDSQAKELCYEFLPPDQIKLFEKEQELDLSFSVGGISRFRANLYRQKDSVAGSFRAIPFGIPPPDRLGVPPSVVALTRKPYGLVLVTGPTGSGKSTTLASLLDQINATRQVHIMTIEEPIEFTHEPKKAFISQREVGRDTGGFTRALKHILRQDPNVIMIGELWDLETMEAALTIAETGHLVFATLHTNGAVPTINRIIDAFPPHQQAQVRTQLSFVLQGVVSQQLLPKIGGGRALATELLIPNMAIYNLIRENKVHQISSLMQTGQQESGMITMNQAMASLVQKKLVAYEIALARSTDPAEFQRICPKV; encoded by the coding sequence ATGCCCAACCTCCGCGAGCTTTTGCAAGTCATGACTGAAAAGCATGCCTCCGATCTCCATGTCGCCGCCGGTTCCCCTCCTCAATTCCGTATTGATGGTGAGCTTGTTGTGATCGGAGCCGAACCGCTAACCGACAGCCAGGCCAAGGAGCTTTGTTACGAATTCCTTCCACCCGATCAAATCAAGCTCTTTGAAAAAGAACAGGAGCTCGATCTTTCGTTCTCCGTCGGAGGGATTTCCCGTTTCAGGGCAAACCTCTACCGCCAGAAAGATTCCGTTGCTGGTTCTTTTCGCGCGATTCCGTTTGGGATCCCACCACCCGATCGACTCGGCGTCCCCCCTTCTGTCGTTGCCCTGACCCGCAAACCATATGGGCTCGTTTTGGTAACTGGGCCGACCGGCTCCGGAAAGTCGACAACACTCGCATCGCTGCTGGATCAGATCAATGCAACCCGTCAGGTTCATATCATGACGATTGAAGAGCCGATTGAGTTTACCCATGAACCCAAAAAGGCCTTCATCTCCCAACGTGAGGTCGGAAGAGATACCGGGGGATTTACCCGGGCCCTCAAACATATTCTGAGACAAGATCCGAATGTCATCATGATCGGTGAGCTGTGGGATCTGGAGACAATGGAAGCTGCCTTGACGATTGCCGAAACGGGGCATCTTGTTTTTGCCACTCTTCACACAAACGGCGCCGTTCCGACGATCAACCGGATCATCGATGCCTTTCCTCCTCATCAGCAAGCCCAGGTCAGAACACAACTCTCGTTTGTGCTGCAGGGAGTTGTCTCTCAGCAACTCCTTCCAAAAATTGGTGGTGGACGTGCCTTGGCCACAGAACTTCTGATTCCCAACATGGCGATCTATAATCTGATCCGTGAAAACAAGGTCCATCAGATCTCTTCGCTGATGCAAACCGGTCAGCAAGAGAGCGGAATGATCACGATGAATCAGGCAATGGCCTCTCTCGTCCAGAAAAAATTGGTCGCCTATGAGATCGCCCTTGCGAGGTCAACCGATCCGGCCGAGTTTCAGAGGATTTGTCCGAAAGTCTAA